The genomic DNA TTTGTGCAAATATGTAATATCTATTATCAATTCATAGTAGCCCTCAACACTTACTGGACTATGAGAGTTTTTGAAGAGGCATATTTCCACTATCTTTGTGTGTAGAGGGGTATTTCAATGAGGACTCACTTAACCAGTGGCCCCCTCAGTTAATATCAACTCTTCAGGAGCCCATAAAAGCAGAAGAACCCACACTTCATATGACTTGAATCCTTTTTTTCATGTGTCCTTTTCTACTGTCAGTTTTTGGAGCTTTCTTATAGCCATGTGGCTGTCCCAGGCAGTGTACAGCGGACTTTATTCCTACAAAAAGctaataggcctttttcataCATGGCATTTTGACAccataactagggctgtcaattgattaaaatatttaatcgttcagtttttatctgttcaaaatgtaccttaaggggagatttgtcaagtatttaatactcttattaacatgggagtgggcaaatatgctgctttatgcaaatgcatgaatatatgtattattggaaatcaattaacaacacaaaacaatgacaaatattgtccagaaaccctcacaggtactgcatttagcagaaaaaaatatgctcaaatcataacatggcaaactgcagcccaacaggcaacaacagctgtcagtgtgtcagtgtgctgacttgactatgacttgccccaaactgcatgtgattatcataaagtgggcatgtctgtaaaggggagactcgtgggtatcatagaacccattttcattcacatatcttgaggtcagaggtcaagggacccctttgaaaatggccatgccagtttttcctcaacaaaatatAGCATAagtttgaagcattatttaacctgACATTgacggtaccaatggattcctcagattttctagtttcatatgattagtggcgttaaaataaatttgcattaacgtgttaactttgacagccctattagtAACACATGTTTTTCCTATCaacagtcaaaatgtctgctgtggtaAAGACCCATGCTACTCTAATGAACAAGACGAAATATACATGGCCAATATTCATTTAAAATTCAGGAAAAGATGAAAAATTGCTGCTCTTGCAATGAATTTGAGCTAAGTAtgttaatttgagatgcaacaTAATTGATATAAGTGTGTTTGAAATCTCCCTACAAACTATCTTtatataaaaagataaaatcaTTTAAGAAACCATCACTATTCCTGTGTTTTTAGTGAGCAGAAATGAATTGAACTGAACAACACAGAGCTTAAGCTGCTGCGCATTGTCACTGATCTATTACTGTTAGTGAACAGTGACCCCAACTGGCAAGTTACGGTATTGCGATTCACATGATCCTCATGTCGGCTGCTTCTCAAGACtttaatatatactatatattcaATACATTTATGTGACACTCTAAAATCTTAATCAACTCTTAACCTTCATAGACATTGGTGCTGACAGCACAAAAGAAAACCATGAAAACAAGACACtgtgaaataggcattaacgtaacataatattgattcatatagtttgaccgtttggttggtgTTCGcgatagacagcagatggacagctgacctcagctcagctctgactgcttgttttcctccggtctgtgaaatcttgcagatgccgttaggagcaccggaggacacagaggcacatgatttttttcaggttacctgtttcatgtactactgtcaggatatagcgacgttttttttaaattaactttttttaatcatatgtgcttcaatctcgcctacttcagctttaatggtgTTAGAATGAGTGGGATTTTTGTGCTACTTAAATCTTAAGTATACTTGCTATTATTCTCTTCATCCGAAAAGGCCTAGAAGCAATTCAATTTCAATAATGAGTGATTTTTGTTTCTCCCTGTCAGTAATTAATCAAAGACAGCAGATGACTCTAAAGGGCCTCTCTGTAAAGAGCTCCCAGAGGTCAGATGACCAAACACTATCCTATGGGTAGGCTATAGCGCTTCCAAGAAAATGATCAAATAACAGCATGACAAGACAGAATAGGATTTTAAAGGATAACATGATAGATCATGCTCACAAAATGATTGATCAACACCTCACTGCTATTATCTGCTCTACAAATCAACACATTAAGGTGAAAAATGCAAGCGTTCAAAATCCTTACTTTCCACGAAGACTCAACCATTTATAAAAAAGATTAGGGAAGGTAGAGCTGCTCCCTCGACTCTAATATACATCAGCTTTTGCTGTCACCAAGTGAAGAGTCTTTGaacagtgtgtctgtgtctacGGTTGAGGAAGAGGCCAGCAGAAAAGCTTCATTGCCCGCTTCTGGTGAAAATATATGACGTTCATCCAGCTCTTTTTAGTCTAACTTACAAGAGGCCTTCTATGAATCTCAGCATGTGAGAATGTCTGTCATATGGGGCACATGACAAAGTAGGAGCGAGTTTTGCAACTGCATCCCAAGAAGAATCAGATATCCAAACCTGTTATATATTTAGGTTGACTGTGATCCATCCAGTGACTAGAGGGCAGTCAACTTTGTACCGGCAATCCCGATGATACACCTCTAAGGTCCTTCCtacctgcagctgtcagactccacaaccagcactgctcccagtagacctcatacacaccaaaaactgacaataacctgatattttcaggtggaagttcatttaattctcactgtgtGATATCATTTCcatttgtgcaattttgttaatagtctgtttattgtcaatactgtatatactacttctatttttatacttccttctattatATACGTGTTtcgcactatggaactgtgatgctggaaacctgaatttccctcgggatcaataaagttactatctatctatctatctatctatctatctatctatctatctatctttctatctatctatctatctatctatctatctatctatctatctttctatctatctatctttctatctatctatctattcaaatggttcatattttgttacactttgtttagctcttttttactgtgttagctgatgcatcttgttttttgcactttcCCCTTTGCTgttgtacactgcaaatttcccgaCTGCGGGAcgaataaaggaatatcttatcttatcttatcttatcttaatatgaTTAACTTTGGACATCTGGGTTATATGATTTTGAGAGTAGTTTTCCCCAAACCATCAAAATGAATTACAGTTCCAAAAAATCTATAGTCAACTGTGATCATTCATTTGTTCCCGTTTTACATTGCTTGTATATTTCTGGTATTTACATGCTGCTCATCATCAGAGAAACTGTGCGTAAATACCAGAGCCATTGAATAAGGCACTGGTAAATACTGAGATGTTGATTGGTTGAATGATACGAGTAGATGTCGTACAGGGACGTTGTGATTGGCCCGCTGATCCATCAATCATGTAAACGCCGGTACCGGGAGGCGGGGCTTGAGCTGGATTGCCGCTGTGGTTTTCTTCAAGATGGCGGGGCTGCAGTCGAGACCGTGTGGCTGCGCGTCCAGAACAAACTCATTGTGAAAGGTAGTCAGGCGCCCGTAGGAGACCGACGTGTCACATTTATCGGTGAGTATTTCTGTAGTGAGCTTGTTGTCGGACTAGCTGAGCAGTTGTGCAGCCGTGGAGATATGCTCAGCCTCATGAAGGCTTGGTAGCATGTTAGCAGGATGTTAACGGTACCGGGCCCGCGGAGCGGAGCGGAGCTGTGACTGTAGACTGTAGAGCTGAGCAGATGCGCTACAACGAGGCTCTTCCTCGTTTATATTACGACTAAGTTGCTTGTTATTTGAACTTgtataaaacatgaataatgtTCCTAAGCAAAGGGACCCATAATGTTACCCTTGAGTTATATTCTGCAGCTACATAGTAGTAGTAAGTTAGCATgttaaatataatatacaatatgtgcatattgtatagtataaattgtatattacaAATAATAAGTTGCccatataagaaaagataacaaatattcaatatgattaagttaaatatggaagtaatgaattggtattgtgattaagttatattaatggtattctggattgataacaaatttatattttgataaggataattatatcagtaattaatttatatttctgtatgacacagattaaaggtaataattatagttagaataattataaaaaatactaattatagttagacaaatttaggaaaatttaattagaaTATATGTATGGCTATATTcaaataaggaagctggttaataattgacttatggagaaggggtgggattaaataagtttatacttcttctcactccttttcgaatatgtaaatcaaggcatcaagtgttgacaatttatttttattacgcTTTtctactacttgtttctgactgtccacttgttggtatgatcattctttttctttattttatatattttttttgtattctacatgttcgaaatacattttgaaattaaaaatattaggCTACTATCATGATGTTGCACTAACTAACGTTACTCTCTCTGCTCCTTTTTCTTCTAGCTTCCAGAAGACACCAGTGGAGGATGATCAGTGCCTAGATCCATATTAAGCTGAATGCAttgtgatttccaataattGAGACAGTGATTCTGAAAGCTGTCTAcattaatgaaaagaacaatgTAGTCAGCTTAGCATTTTCACCTCTGGTACGTGGTCTATACAGGGATGTGCTTCTGCATGCTTTCTGGGTTTAGATAAGAAGAGAGTCTCAACAGGTCAGGTTTTTTTAGACTAAATTATCAGTCTGTATAAGTTGTAGCTCGTTATACAGAGGAAATGGAGATAGATGATGTGCTACCCCCTCTCCCCTTGGAGCCACCTGCTGATTTTGGCCAAGATGAGGGCAGagcacctccaccacctcccctGCAAACGTCCAGTGACGCAGAGGTAATGGACGTTAGCTCTGGTGGTGATGGATACACAGACACCACAGGGGACGGGGAAGCCACGCCACAGCAGCCCGTCGGCAAGGGCTCAATAACTTTTTATAGCCACCTCACAGATGAGGCCAATCCCATCCCAGTGTGCCCCAGAACAGCCCGCCACGCTCCCCCGGTCACCGGGTTTCTACCAGACCTCAAGCTGCTCAGAGATGTTAAGATCCGTGTAAGCTTCACTGAAAGCAGCAATAGCAAAGACAGGAAGGTTTTGTACACAGGCGAagggcaggagggaggaagTGATGACGGCTTAGACAGCGTTAATGGTGAGATGCATGACTCGACTAGTGAGCAGGAGGCAGCTGAGGGTAGCTCTGGAGCAGGGAACATAGCAGGCGGAAGATCCGAGGAGGCTGAGGTAGACCTAGAAAACAAGGTAGAGTTCGCTGTCCTGGATGAGTTGGATGACTTCTACGAGAACTTCCTGGACAATGACGATGCGGAGCATGGTGGCTTTAAGGCTGAGGGCATAGTTCAGCAGGAGCAAGCAGATGAGGAGGCGGTGAATTTCTCCTATGAGGTATGTATGATTTTATGTCTGCAACAACCCTTGTCACTATCCGGTACTCAACCATTTTGCCCTTCACTGTCACAACAGAAAtaatgtaggcctataatacaGCTCATACAGTACAGTCCATACAGGAGAGGGCATTGTTAACACTGTCATTAAACACAGCCTTAGCTGTCATTTCAATGAGACCACTGCGGTGGCACAGCAGGGGTGCAATGCAGCATCATCCTGCAACACACAGAGGGGGCcagtcatatactgtatatgcaaatGCTAATTCTCTGTAGAATACCATGTAACATGAACAGTGTTATTTTGCAGTTTACCTCATGTTTTAGACTGAGGAGAACATTACTGCTGCTGTAATAACAAAGCCATACAAAAACACCTGTAGCCATGCAGAtacttttagttttatttggTGAGATTGTGGCCTCCTATTGTGTTATTTATACCTTTTAGTCCTCTACCCAAATTCAATGTCCTGGTAACTGTAGATAAAAGAAGGCTCTCAATGTGATGCTCAGTATTTGCATTGAGATATATTTTCTACCAAAGTACAATCGCCATATAGTTCcaaatgttaaagggatagttcgggtgttttgacgtgaggttgtatgagacacttatccatagtaggtgtattacttacagtcgAGGGTGGTCGGCGTGCCCCCGGCATCGAGacacagacaggagcaccagagcaaagcaatacagtgctgtggacggggacggcagcaaaacgtattttagcaacctaaaagaaaggctcacctaaaaaaaaattatacgctgaatttagaatattttccgacagcGAACTGAAacatatctatactgtttttgtcatctgagcctgctggctttggagggagcatagataagtttcagtttagttccccgtctgaaaggagaaggaaagggctgtctaacggcaagataaagcggttaaaatattctaaatatagtacacatttaggtggctaaaatatgtttttctgccgtaaccgtccacagcactgtattgctttgctccggtgtcggtactcctatctgtttctccaagctgagGATActccgaccgtcatctactgtaggtaatacacctactatacctcatacaaccccacttaaaaacacccgaactatccttTCAagtacaaaacaacatttgatacTAGTAATAGGATAGTTTGCAGTTTCTCCTTTACCATCGCAATTTTGCGGTAAAGACAGGTTAGGTTGGACGTTTTATAGTTATATGCTATTGGCTAGCAGGGCATCTATGAATTGGAAGAGGAAATTTGGGATCATGAAATATAAATTTACATATAGCTAGAACTGAGAAAAATTACTGTTGTAATGATTTCTTGATTTAATATTGCATCACTTTAGACCTTTTCTGCACCAATAGGTGAGTAGTTAAGCCAGGACCAAATTCAGCAGCAGACATTTACATTCAGATaaatgtttgtctgtttttgtttatttctttgcatTAATTACTGAAAATGAGAAGTGAGTTGCTGGAAGAGGTTAGTGTCATTTTTAATATCTCCCATTAAATGCTGGGTTTCCTTTTTGATGCAAAAGCAATCAATGGTAATGAAAAGAAGGGATCAAAGCTGCTAACAATGTTGTCATTTAACTTGTAGGAGGAGTTGATGAAATATAGGTTCAATATTGTCTGTTTCTAAATTCGgaagtatttttacttttatgccCCAAAGTGGTAATGATGATTGTTCCTATATTGGGGTAGACTGCCGGGTGGTTTTGTTACTTTCCTCACCAATTGTTCACTTTATGGTATCACATCAGACTGACTAAACTCCCTTAAACATGTGACCCATCCTTCTCCTTCTTAACCACTGACTCTTCCAGGAGGAATTTGACAATGATGTGGATGCTCTGCTGGAGGAGGGCATGCCAGTCCCAAAAAAGATGCGTCCCGCCGAGGACAAATTCGACGGGGAGAGTGATCATCATTCAGATGGTGAAGGAGGCGTTCAGCCCATGATGACCAAAATTAAGACTGTCCTGAAGAGTGAGTGGTGGATCTGTCTGTTTCAAGGCTGGGTACTATTAAGGAAATGCGGAATGTGGTTTCAGTACTATGGGGCACAATGCAATATGATATTCCAGACAGTATATTCTACCTACATGTTACATCTTTTACACGTGTATTCTGAAGTGAATTGATACAAAATATAGGATAGTATCATGTTTATAGTTTTTACTATTATGTTACACAACAGTATGCATTGCTGATAATGATTACAATACAGGGTTTACACGGAAAATTGGTTAGCAGAAGTGGTAAGAACTGCTCGCCTAATGGACAACCAAGTAACCCTCCTTTCTGTGTTGTAGTGCTCTGAAATAGTCTCACAATCGAACAGCACACGCTGATGGGCACCTTTTGACATATGCACAGTGGTGTTGGTCAGGTGGTGAGATGTAAAACACTACATGCAAGGACTCACTAAACTAATCAGGTTTGAAATCCTAATGTCAAACGAGTAACCTGTCTGAAAATTATGACCAGTTGACATAAATATTACAAATTCAACAaacaaaaatccatcttgttttaaaaatgagtatCCAAATTGCATTTTCTTTCATTGCTATATTCAAACAAGCTCATTATTCTAAACTCTGCAGATCAGCGATCAAATCATGTTTAATCTATCTAGCTGGAAGAAGAACAAAACTAGCGTTGAACTGTAGTCCAATGAGCCTGAATATCTCTCGACAGATTGTCACAATTAGAAGTTTTATGGTAACACATGAAAgtcttaaaataatatttatatatatatatatatatatatatatatatatatatataaaataaataaaagttccCCATATAAAGTAATGGTGTAGCAATTGGTGcctgcatttatatttatattcccCCCTATACCAGGTCGTGGGCGTCCACCCACTGAGCCGCTACCTGATGGATGGATCATGACATTCCATAACTCAGGCATTCCAGTCTACCTGCACAGAGAAACCAGGGTGGTTACCTGGTCCAGACCCTACTTCCTTGGGACTGGCAGTATTAGGGTAAGATGCAACACAAGTGTCATGTCTAATTCACTTGTCATACTGATGTGAACAGTATAACGTTTTTTGCAGTGTTTTTTGATCTTCTTTTTAGTTGGTTGCACACATGTCTAATTCACTTGCATTGATATACCAATGAGCGCATATATGCAGGTTTTTGAAACACAGGAAAACCTGCAAAAAATAGGTGATTGACTCATTTCCAATTGTGAGTACGTGCCGTTGCGCtggcctttcttttttttcacatactgaTAGGTCACATAGCATCGCACCGGAAAAGGGGCAAAAATAAGCTTGTCCTCCCGGATGTCATGCTTCCATCACTGCCGAttggagctggagccgataaataccaGTGACTACAGCAGATTAATTTGTCCCGGAATGAATGCCAATTGAAACCTTTCCCACTGaggacaaaagccagatgttagcgGGTTTTTtagtccagtgggaaaggggctttaGTTACACATTTTGCTCCTGCCTCCAGTTAAACCAGTTTGTGGTGCTGGTCAGTGTTGTGCAACTGCCTCACAATAACACAATCTGCCACTGATTGCCTATTGTGAACTCCAGTCTCTTCTCTCATTTTTATTCTTATCCATCCAGCTTAGTTCTCGAAAGTCAGGCTAGTCAGCCGTAGCGCTGAACTGACAATACTAACATTTTGTTGCGACCCTTGGTCTTCTCTCTTGACACAGAAACACGACCCTCCTACCAGCAGTATCCCTTGCCTACATTACAAGAAAATGAAGGATCATGAGGAAAGGGAGCTGAATGGGGAGGTGACGCCTAATGTAGTGAAGTCTCCTGTCAAACCCAGCGATGAGGCCAATGGTGAAGAGATGGCAGGCAAGTCAGATGCTACAGCTGAGGAGCAGGACGGCGTCTGTCCCGCCGGTATGACTGACGGTGCTCCAGATGCAGAGGTTGTCATTATTAACAACGTGCCGGGTAAAGCCCCGACCCACTTCTTCAATGTTGCCCAAGGAGCCTTAGGACAAGTCAAAGCCAAGGTGGAAGTGTGCAAGGACGAGTCCATAGGTAAAAGCTTTTCACAGTACATGTCCAGAGACTTTTGGAaggtcattgttgtgtttttgctgcTGTAAGAACTCATCGAGCTGTTTTCATGAAGTGATCTAACTTGGTAAAACTTCCTCACAGAACTTGAAGAGTTTCGGCTGTACCTGGAAAAATGCTTTGACTTTGAACAAGTAACTGTAAAGAAGTTTCGCACCTGGGCCGAGCGAAGGCAGTTCAACAGAGACATGAAGAGGAAGCAGGCAGAGTCAGAGAGACCTATCCTGCCTGCCAACCAGAAACTCATCACACTGTCAGTCCAGGATGCACCCACTAAGAAAGGTAACGGTTATATGGATTCATGTTTTTAAGAAGAAGGCAGGTGATTAGTTTTCATTATCGGTAACCAATGAAAccataaaaacaatacatttatcCTGATAGATCTGTGTAGCCTGATATGCGTctgaccggcaatacgtcatccagagtaggctcgcaTGACAACGCCCCCTTTTAAAGGAGAACAATCctgtgtccctcatagacggtaacagagtaacaagaagaagttgaaacgtgtctccaaacttctactttaaacaaactggtaatagtaataacgctatgctggGGAGTTGCTGTGGTTGCACCagcaataaatccaaaaatgctattctccgatttgttcccctgccacGTTCTAAAAAAGATATGATAGAGGGACTTTATGGCTCCGAGACCAGCATCGCGTCATcaccgaggctgcgctcccttttgggggaaagaaactcgctgtcacaggagagaaaatgatgaaaagctgttgtgtagcgggttaaccgaggctttcacgcTGAGATACGATAATATTCAccgtcagtgtggtaaatggctaaatgatgctggtgacattGACTAGCATgactagctaacattagcttgcgtgggaggctgctgcagtaatacagtcacattaacgTTATACAAGCATTGGACTGTTGGCTCCAATTAAATCTCAGCCTATCcaacagttggctattaacaggctgattatttacagacaacacttagcctaataggattcaatcagatatgtagagatgtctggatcaGCAATATCctgccactgtgttggacgggggaagactgaagggacatggcggcgatcaaccttcatttattaaggtatcacAAACGCTCGggttcaggcaagatcgcaaaataattattcgACATgtgtataataaaacaaatgcatgcgaacttgtcaaaattacaatccaaacacacgtcaaattgtattgaagtctatgggatcttcggtttgttttcccccaaaagggggcgcggccttgactttttgcgaagtacccCTATTTGCCGTTCTGATGTACAGCTTATGGCTCTGTGCCACAGAACTCCACagtcatttaaaaagctattAAAAACACAGCAGCCATACTGCATTTTCATTTGGGTGACAGATGTTTGCATTGTGATGAACTTGGCTGGTATAATTGTTATTCATTTTTGCCAAAGCAAGGATCACTCTACTGCAGTGTAGTTAAAATGAAAGGAATTTGCTAATTTTCAACTTTAGATTTTTTACCAAAAAGTTCggaaataaaaatcaaatgtagtaacttttaaaaaaaaaacttgaaaaaagCCTATGAGTGTGTTATTTGTGAGtatgacatacagtatctatACTATCTGTCCTTTTTAAGTGTATTGTTTGACGCATTTCaatttttctattttaacaGAATTTATCATCAACCCTAACGGGAAGTCTGAAGTTTGCATCTTGCATGAATATATGCAACGTGTCCTAAAGGTTCGACCTGTTTACAACTTTTTTGAATGTGGTAAGTTCTAGGTAATTGAGGTATATAAAGTCCTATGCCACTCTTGCCTTATCAGGAATCAATCATTATTTACAAGTTTCTTTTGTAGGAAAACTGAGTTAGCATGGTGTCTCTGGTATATATTGTGATGTATAAATCTACTCTGCTCATTCTGTTGTCATCTACAAGCCAATACACACATTTCTATTACCCCCTCTGTAGTCACAGAAATGTCATGTGCACATAAAACTATTGATATTACCTCCTTTTGAAATTAAAGTTTGTTGTTGAGCATTACAAGATATCACATCAACCTGAATTTGTGTCCCCACACAGAGAACCCAAGTGAACCCTTTGGAGCGTCAGTCATTATAGATGGAGTAACTTACGGCACAGGAACCGCAAGCAGTAAAAAACTTGCCAAGAATAAAGCTggtaattttcttttatttccagTACTTAGCATTGTGAGGCTGGTTGGTGTATTCCACAACTGAATATACGTTGTATTAGCTCAGAGTACTACTGTCGGTGGGTAAAGACATTGGGATTACAGCGAGGTCTTATGGAGGAATTGTGAAATGCCTATAattgtaaatatttttattttgttaaatgtacAGCATCATTGCATGAGTTTAGGGGTTTCTCATAAAGAACCAACTTGATCCTGGTGTGTAATAATCAACCTGTTTTTATACATCATATTGGAGGTGGATGACACTGACTGGAGTGGGACATGTTTGTAGTAGTTTATAGTTTTCATCAGCCAAATGAATCAGCTGACCGACACACACCAAATGATTACTGTTACCTAGTTCGTTGTAGCCAGACAAGTACCAGAAAAATACTCACAAGTTGTTCCCACCCACATAATTTCCTATAACAACAATCATGTTTGTGGCACCCTCCGAGATAAAGATTAGAATTTATGTTCTTATTATATGC from Sebastes fasciatus isolate fSebFas1 chromosome 6, fSebFas1.pri, whole genome shotgun sequence includes the following:
- the dgcr8 gene encoding microprocessor complex subunit DGCR8, which codes for MEIDDVLPPLPLEPPADFGQDEGRAPPPPPLQTSSDAEVMDVSSGGDGYTDTTGDGEATPQQPVGKGSITFYSHLTDEANPIPVCPRTARHAPPVTGFLPDLKLLRDVKIRVSFTESSNSKDRKVLYTGEGQEGGSDDGLDSVNGEMHDSTSEQEAAEGSSGAGNIAGGRSEEAEVDLENKVEFAVLDELDDFYENFLDNDDAEHGGFKAEGIVQQEQADEEAVNFSYEEEFDNDVDALLEEGMPVPKKMRPAEDKFDGESDHHSDGEGGVQPMMTKIKTVLKSRGRPPTEPLPDGWIMTFHNSGIPVYLHRETRVVTWSRPYFLGTGSIRKHDPPTSSIPCLHYKKMKDHEERELNGEVTPNVVKSPVKPSDEANGEEMAGKSDATAEEQDGVCPAGMTDGAPDAEVVIINNVPGKAPTHFFNVAQGALGQVKAKVEVCKDESIELEEFRLYLEKCFDFEQVTVKKFRTWAERRQFNRDMKRKQAESERPILPANQKLITLSVQDAPTKKEFIINPNGKSEVCILHEYMQRVLKVRPVYNFFECENPSEPFGASVIIDGVTYGTGTASSKKLAKNKAARATLEILIPDFVKQTSEEKPVEGDELEYFNHINIEDSRVYELTNKAGLLSPYQILHECLKRNHGMGDTSIKFEVIPGKNQKSEYVMTCGKHTVRGWCKNKRVGKQLASQKILQMLHPHVKNWGSLLRMYGRESNKMVKKESNDKSVIELQQYAKKNKPNLHILNKLQEEMRKLATQREETRKKPKMTIMESAQPGSEPLCTVDV